One segment of Candidatus Delongbacteria bacterium DNA contains the following:
- the fumC gene encoding class II fumarate hydratase, with protein sequence MSMRVEKDTMGEIMVDDSKYWGAQTQRSLENFKIGEEKMPKSLIISFAYLKKAVAIINMELDVLEEAKANAIIQACDEIIDGKMKNEFPLSIWQTGSGTQTNMNLNEVIANRATELLGGDFRTKKLVHPNDDVNKGQSSNDTFPTVMHIATALFIEGKLIPSIEKLKKTLNSKSEEFNSIVKIGRTHLQDATPLTLGQEFSGWVEMLDKCKYMIMSGLEKVRELALGGTAVGTGLNAHPELAERFAVKISELTGTKFVSAPNKFHALTSHDALVYLHGGLKALAADMMKIANDVRWLASGPRCGIGELSIPENEPGSSIMPGKVNPTQSEAVTMVACQIFGNDATVGFAASQGNFQLNVFKTVLIYNVLQSVNLLADVINSFNDNCAVGIKANTDKINENLHNSLMLVTALNPYIGYENAAKIAKTAFKDNSTLKETAVKLGLLTTEEFDKYVIPEKMVGKI encoded by the coding sequence ATGTCAATGCGGGTCGAAAAAGATACCATGGGTGAAATCATGGTTGATGATTCAAAATACTGGGGAGCTCAAACACAAAGAAGTCTTGAAAACTTCAAAATAGGTGAAGAGAAAATGCCTAAATCACTAATTATTAGCTTCGCATACTTAAAAAAAGCAGTGGCAATAATAAATATGGAACTTGATGTTTTAGAAGAAGCAAAAGCGAATGCAATAATTCAGGCATGTGATGAGATCATTGATGGTAAAATGAAAAATGAATTTCCTCTTTCAATCTGGCAAACAGGTTCTGGTACTCAAACAAACATGAATTTAAATGAAGTAATAGCTAACAGAGCTACTGAATTATTGGGTGGTGATTTTCGTACAAAAAAGCTTGTTCATCCTAACGATGATGTAAACAAAGGTCAAAGTTCAAATGATACTTTCCCAACTGTTATGCATATTGCAACAGCTCTTTTCATCGAGGGGAAGCTTATTCCTTCAATTGAAAAATTGAAAAAGACACTTAATTCAAAATCTGAAGAATTTAATTCTATTGTTAAAATAGGAAGAACTCACTTGCAAGATGCAACACCTCTGACTTTAGGTCAAGAGTTTTCAGGATGGGTTGAGATGCTTGACAAATGTAAATACATGATTATGTCAGGTCTAGAAAAAGTGAGAGAATTAGCTTTAGGCGGAACAGCTGTTGGAACAGGATTGAACGCTCATCCTGAATTGGCTGAAAGATTTGCAGTAAAGATTTCCGAATTAACAGGTACTAAATTTGTTTCTGCACCAAATAAATTTCATGCTTTGACTAGTCATGATGCTCTTGTTTATCTTCATGGAGGTTTGAAGGCTCTTGCAGCAGATATGATGAAGATCGCAAATGATGTGAGATGGTTAGCATCAGGTCCAAGATGTGGAATTGGAGAATTATCCATTCCTGAAAATGAGCCAGGAAGTTCAATAATGCCTGGAAAAGTTAATCCAACTCAATCTGAGGCTGTCACTATGGTTGCATGTCAAATATTTGGCAATGATGCAACTGTAGGATTTGCTGCTAGTCAGGGAAATTTCCAGTTAAATGTTTTTAAAACAGTACTTATTTACAATGTCTTGCAATCTGTAAATCTATTAGCTGATGTAATAAACTCATTCAATGACAATTGTGCTGTGGGAATTAAGGCCAATACAGATAAGATAAATGAAAATCTACATAATTCACTCATGCTTGTTACAGCTTTAAATCCATACATTGGATATGAAAATGCTGCCAAAATTGCAAAAACTGCATTTAAAGACAATTCAACTTTGAAGGAAACTGCAGTTAAACTTGGTTTATTAACTACTGAAGAGTTTGACAAATATGTTATACCTGAAAAAATGGTTGGTAAAATTTGA
- a CDS encoding peptide chain release factor 3 has translation MDYKNEINRRKTFAIISHPDAGKTTLTEKLLLFGGAIREAGAVKSNKIKKGATSDFMEIERQRGISVATSVMGFEYNDKKVNILDTPGHKDFAEDTYRTLTAADSVIVVIDVAKGVEEQTEKLVQVCKMRNTPIIVFINKIDRPGKETFELLDEIEQKLGLTVCPLSWPAGTGEDLKGVYNLRERNLKLFRPHEKQDEDNTIVIDDLSSDKLDYYLERQANKLRDDVEMVDGVYPDFDRNLYLTGDLSPVFFGSALNNFGVKELLECFLEIAPSPLGRSSEERFVDSFEDNLTGFVFKIHANIDPNHRMRIAFLRIVSGVFERNVNYFHCRLGRQLKFSNPTSFMAQKKDTIDLAYPGDIVGIPDTGNFKIGDTLTGGELLHFKGIPSFSPELFKYVENTNPLKSKQLVKGIDQLMEEGVAQVFIKSSSNRRIIGTVGELQYEVIQYRLEHEYQANCRFEPVQIHKACWVTSDDKKALDDFIEKKYDMMAKDKYNNDVFLAQSEYKLQMAMENFPKIRFLFSSEH, from the coding sequence ATGGATTATAAAAACGAGATAAATAGAAGGAAAACTTTTGCTATCATCAGTCATCCAGATGCTGGTAAAACAACTTTAACTGAGAAACTTTTGCTTTTTGGTGGTGCAATTAGAGAAGCTGGAGCAGTAAAATCAAATAAAATCAAAAAAGGTGCTACATCGGACTTCATGGAGATTGAACGTCAAAGAGGAATCTCCGTAGCAACATCAGTAATGGGTTTTGAGTATAATGATAAGAAGGTTAATATCCTTGATACTCCTGGTCACAAAGATTTTGCAGAAGATACTTATCGTACATTAACTGCAGCAGATTCTGTGATTGTAGTAATTGACGTTGCGAAAGGTGTAGAGGAGCAGACTGAAAAGTTAGTTCAAGTTTGTAAAATGAGAAATACTCCCATCATTGTTTTTATTAATAAAATAGATAGACCTGGAAAAGAAACTTTTGAACTTTTAGATGAAATTGAGCAAAAACTTGGTTTAACTGTTTGTCCATTAAGTTGGCCAGCCGGTACTGGAGAAGATTTGAAAGGTGTTTACAATTTAAGAGAAAGAAATCTTAAACTTTTTAGACCTCATGAAAAACAGGATGAGGACAATACTATTGTGATTGATGATCTTTCATCTGATAAATTAGATTATTATTTGGAACGCCAGGCAAATAAACTTAGGGATGATGTAGAAATGGTAGATGGAGTCTATCCTGATTTTGACAGAAATTTATATTTGACTGGAGACTTGTCTCCAGTGTTTTTTGGATCTGCATTAAATAATTTTGGTGTAAAAGAACTTTTAGAGTGCTTTCTGGAAATTGCCCCGAGTCCATTGGGAAGGAGTTCAGAAGAACGTTTTGTTGATTCATTCGAAGATAATTTAACAGGATTTGTTTTTAAAATTCATGCCAATATAGATCCAAATCATAGAATGAGGATAGCATTTTTAAGAATAGTATCTGGTGTTTTCGAACGTAATGTGAATTACTTCCATTGTCGATTGGGGCGTCAATTAAAATTTTCAAATCCGACATCATTCATGGCTCAGAAAAAAGATACAATTGATTTGGCATATCCTGGTGATATAGTGGGTATACCAGACACAGGTAATTTTAAAATTGGGGATACATTGACTGGTGGGGAGTTACTTCACTTTAAAGGAATTCCAAGTTTTTCACCAGAACTCTTCAAGTATGTCGAGAATACAAATCCTTTGAAATCAAAGCAATTGGTTAAAGGTATAGATCAGTTAATGGAAGAAGGTGTTGCACAGGTTTTTATAAAGAGTAGCAGCAATAGAAGGATAATTGGTACCGTGGGAGAATTGCAGTACGAGGTAATACAGTACAGGCTGGAGCATGAATATCAAGCGAACTGTCGTTTTGAACCTGTTCAAATTCATAAAGCCTGTTGGGTTACTTCTGATGATAAAAAGGCACTAGATGACTTTATTGAGAAGAAATATGATATGATGGCAAAAGATAAGTATAACAACGACGTTTTTCTAGCCCAGTCAGAATATAAGCTACAAATGGCTATGGAAAATTTCCCTAAAATAAGATTCTTATTTTCTTCTGAACATTAA